A portion of the Candidatus Bathyarchaeota archaeon genome contains these proteins:
- a CDS encoding endonuclease III, with product MSKKRANKILKVLRKEFELPNWREKERDPFETLVFTVISQNTNDRNTARAFENLSKKFELTPEALSKVDLAEIEEALKVAGLYRNKARVIKKISNIILEDFGGSLNFIFETPFEQAREKLLGLPGVGPKTADVVLLFAANKLTL from the coding sequence ATGTCCAAGAAAAGAGCAAACAAAATTTTGAAAGTGCTTCGAAAAGAGTTTGAGTTGCCAAATTGGCGTGAAAAAGAAAGAGATCCTTTCGAAACACTCGTTTTCACTGTGATTTCGCAGAACACAAATGACAGAAACACGGCTAGAGCCTTCGAAAATCTTTCGAAGAAGTTTGAGTTAACGCCCGAAGCTCTTTCGAAGGTTGACTTGGCAGAAATTGAAGAGGCTCTTAAAGTGGCTGGTTTGTATCGCAACAAGGCGAGGGTCATAAAGAAGATTTCCAACATCATTTTAGAAGATTTTGGCGGTTCCCTCAACTTCATATTTGAAACACCGTTCGAACAGGCTCGTGAAAAGCTGCTTGGGTTACCAGGTGTGGGTCCGAAAACTGCAGATGTTGTGCTTCTTTTTGCTGCAAACAAACTAACATTG
- a CDS encoding ABC transporter substrate-binding protein, translated as MKRTVEQVSLSVSMLILVFSISTNIPNAVAAESATRGPRTEDLIINFYPNITMAYLALKTGEIDIIGYELTTDLFEDAINDANIVLAPAADQGMYQFDINNNCTISTYPGIRSPTNYQGFRQALAFLVDKDYIVETICEGFAERIDQPIAPPHKGWRNESYWFPNYPYEYNPKAAADTLDAAGFMQGTVDNPYYDQAFPSSAKKIRTYPADHPQKAGQDLDELIAVIRFDDSRRFEAGNLLVDNMRKHGIPVTVPYPVLTERVFRDMDYHIYTGGWSLGRFPPIYLYSLYGHPFWYRWGPNYVTGVDCNGSPNYPKLDQLLYEANYDLIRDEIVENTMKALGYFTEQCITIPLFSNVGYWAYSKNLLGVVNVEGFGPENDYTFMNAYKADGSTIGFGTIGLPVTMNIIYSDWFYDMQCLDRMNLHGGLDVHPYDLSVDQAGFVRDWKIGFWNDSGVNKTKITKWLRNDSYFAEPVTGNQKANINTSHFFFSAWYIIQAPADWWSSTFDSLHHIDIVDTQQVDIYFDSLSYWNTYKAAGYILPMDTWMQQPTLGSQSTETFVEGINLTTPGPVNLSGKPVWINSVTVNGTPINIFSDYNIIEQNELPYDPEGKLEVFVNLTANAIVVVDYWQYGDAIGYTPGDLSWQTIFEGAGMYYATAFTPGVDGSLTLKRNPYYWMETPLLGEIDFAWKFETGPKPRSGSYKIDIYDVVTAAGAYGSQGTGKPDKNWFPGADVAPNGGVIDIFDIVTIVSKYGQTSAP; from the coding sequence TTGAAAAGAACAGTTGAGCAAGTATCTCTTTCAGTGTCGATGCTCATTTTAGTGTTTTCAATATCAACGAATATACCAAACGCTGTAGCTGCAGAATCAGCGACGAGAGGACCTAGAACTGAAGACCTCATCATTAACTTCTATCCAAACATAACTATGGCATATTTGGCGTTGAAGACGGGCGAAATCGACATAATTGGCTATGAGCTCACAACAGATCTGTTTGAGGACGCAATTAATGACGCCAACATCGTGTTAGCTCCTGCTGCCGACCAAGGGATGTACCAGTTTGACATCAACAACAACTGCACCATTTCTACTTATCCTGGCATACGTTCGCCCACAAATTACCAAGGCTTTAGACAAGCCCTCGCATTCTTAGTTGATAAAGACTACATCGTGGAGACGATTTGTGAAGGTTTCGCTGAAAGAATCGACCAGCCAATAGCACCACCGCACAAAGGTTGGCGAAACGAATCCTATTGGTTTCCAAACTACCCCTACGAATATAATCCCAAAGCAGCAGCAGACACATTGGATGCAGCCGGCTTCATGCAAGGCACTGTAGATAACCCATACTACGATCAGGCGTTTCCAAGTTCTGCCAAAAAAATCCGAACCTACCCTGCAGATCACCCACAAAAAGCAGGACAAGACTTAGATGAATTGATCGCCGTGATTAGATTTGACGATTCCAGACGGTTTGAGGCTGGCAATCTGCTTGTCGACAACATGAGAAAGCATGGTATACCTGTGACCGTACCGTACCCAGTTCTCACGGAAAGGGTGTTTCGTGACATGGATTACCACATTTACACAGGTGGATGGAGCCTTGGAAGATTCCCGCCTATATACTTGTACTCCTTGTATGGCCATCCCTTTTGGTATAGATGGGGCCCCAACTACGTTACTGGCGTTGACTGCAATGGCAGCCCCAACTATCCCAAACTGGATCAACTTCTATACGAAGCTAACTATGATCTTATCCGCGATGAGATTGTCGAGAATACTATGAAAGCTTTGGGCTACTTCACCGAACAATGTATAACCATCCCGTTGTTTAGCAATGTGGGCTACTGGGCTTACAGCAAGAACCTGCTTGGCGTCGTTAACGTGGAGGGTTTTGGACCTGAAAACGATTATACCTTTATGAACGCCTACAAGGCAGACGGATCAACCATCGGATTTGGAACTATAGGCCTGCCTGTGACTATGAACATCATCTACTCAGACTGGTTCTACGACATGCAATGCTTAGACAGAATGAACCTCCACGGAGGTCTCGATGTCCATCCATACGACCTTTCAGTTGATCAAGCTGGTTTTGTTCGTGACTGGAAGATTGGATTCTGGAATGATAGCGGTGTGAATAAAACAAAAATTACAAAGTGGCTCAGAAATGATTCCTACTTTGCAGAACCAGTAACAGGTAATCAGAAAGCAAACATTAACACTAGCCACTTCTTCTTCAGCGCTTGGTACATAATTCAAGCCCCAGCAGACTGGTGGAGTTCCACGTTCGACTCCCTTCATCACATTGACATTGTCGACACGCAACAGGTTGACATTTACTTCGACTCCTTAAGCTACTGGAACACCTACAAAGCTGCCGGGTACATTCTACCAATGGATACGTGGATGCAGCAACCCACACTCGGAAGCCAGAGCACGGAAACTTTCGTTGAAGGAATCAACCTTACAACTCCAGGCCCTGTCAACTTAAGCGGCAAGCCAGTCTGGATAAACTCGGTAACAGTGAACGGTACCCCCATAAACATATTCAGTGATTACAACATAATTGAACAAAACGAATTGCCATATGACCCAGAGGGTAAGCTGGAAGTTTTCGTAAACCTGACAGCCAACGCAATAGTTGTTGTAGACTACTGGCAATATGGAGACGCCATCGGCTACACACCTGGCGATTTGTCTTGGCAGACAATTTTTGAGGGCGCTGGGATGTACTACGCAACCGCGTTCACTCCTGGAGTAGATGGTAGCCTGACGCTGAAGCGGAATCCCTACTACTGGATGGAAACACCACTTTTAGGCGAGATCGACTTCGCCTGGAAATTCGAAACCGGACCAAAACCACGCAGTGGCAGCTACAAAATCGACATCTACGACGTAGTGACTGCTGCAGGAGCCTATGGCTCTCAAGGAACTGGCAAGCCAGACAAGAACTGGTTCCCAGGCGCTGACGTGGCTCCGAACGGCGGCGTAATAGACATCTTCGACATAGTCACTATTGTCAGCAAATACGGACAAACATCGGCTCCATAA
- a CDS encoding peptidylprolyl isomerase, which translates to MPNKVHCAHILVKTEKEANAVLERLKKGEKFANIAKQVSLCPSGKRGGDLGTFRRGKMVKEFEKAAFALQKGQISPVVKTKFGYHVIKRLE; encoded by the coding sequence ATGCCAAACAAAGTTCATTGCGCCCATATCCTTGTAAAAACCGAGAAAGAGGCAAATGCGGTTCTGGAACGGTTGAAGAAAGGGGAAAAATTTGCAAACATTGCGAAGCAGGTCTCGCTCTGTCCGTCGGGAAAGCGTGGAGGAGACCTTGGAACGTTCAGAAGAGGAAAGATGGTGAAGGAATTCGAGAAAGCAGCTTTTGCCCTTCAAAAAGGACAGATTTCACCTGTAGTAAAAACGAAGTTTGGATACCACGTAATAAAGAGGCTTGAATAG
- a CDS encoding proteasome assembly chaperone 4 family protein, translating to MPRATIVKEEISEKNMHFLAIYIETKNASLVLLSEAEDQLGTLAASVPSTELRIQPLLSSVLLGDRNTTTARMLAERLAAKTGKIGLVSVYLKTVSETEANPVLMKLFERVTTVSKAEQKHREGESINT from the coding sequence ATGCCCAGAGCAACAATCGTGAAAGAAGAAATTTCAGAGAAAAACATGCACTTTTTGGCTATCTACATAGAGACCAAAAATGCGAGTTTGGTTCTACTTAGCGAAGCGGAAGACCAGCTAGGCACCTTAGCAGCATCCGTGCCATCTACTGAGCTACGAATTCAACCGCTTTTATCTTCAGTGCTTTTGGGGGATAGAAACACTACAACAGCACGTATGCTAGCAGAACGTCTCGCCGCCAAAACTGGGAAGATAGGACTCGTTTCCGTATACCTCAAAACTGTAAGTGAAACCGAAGCAAATCCAGTCCTCATGAAACTCTTCGAAAGAGTAACCACAGTAAGCAAAGCAGAACAGAAACATCGTGAAGGAGAGAGCATTAATACATGA
- a CDS encoding CBS domain-containing protein has translation MSLKVEDAMVKEVITIDEKSTIKEAADVMNRFEIGCLIVTKNGKAVGILTERDLLKRVVSQTKNPRKTKVETVMSKPLIVVEPDMDLEEAAKLMFKLKIKKLPVVESGRLVGLVTLTDLARFQPQMIRILKKLSKQMAPKRMKKVVNYYVV, from the coding sequence ATGTCCTTAAAGGTTGAAGATGCGATGGTGAAAGAAGTCATTACGATAGACGAAAAGTCAACGATAAAAGAAGCAGCAGACGTGATGAACAGATTTGAAATCGGCTGCCTAATTGTCACCAAAAACGGCAAAGCAGTCGGCATACTAACAGAACGAGACTTACTAAAGAGAGTGGTAAGCCAAACAAAAAACCCTAGAAAGACAAAAGTGGAGACTGTGATGTCAAAACCTCTCATCGTCGTGGAACCAGACATGGACTTAGAAGAGGCTGCCAAATTGATGTTTAAACTGAAAATAAAAAAACTTCCAGTAGTTGAAAGCGGACGACTCGTGGGACTGGTGACACTCACCGATCTTGCACGTTTTCAGCCACAGATGATTCGCATCCTCAAAAAACTAAGCAAACAAATGGCGCCAAAACGAATGAAGAAAGTCGTCAACTACTACGTCGTGTAA
- a CDS encoding DUF6125 family protein has product MFMEIVINHLLVLMMSWPTRTDLEMLDNTPKDKLLKLFLLHIKNLWRVDGLYFLGIEKKFDTEAATQIDANCWKIMGKIEARELKETLDVKENNVAALIQTLKNTSWALYQTEKESEVSVKRGIFRVTRCRTQETRIRKGLDEFQCKKVRFGYLQSFAKEFNPNIEVVCNICPPGPHPENMWCEWEFTLP; this is encoded by the coding sequence ATGTTTATGGAAATAGTCATCAACCATTTACTGGTGCTCATGATGAGTTGGCCTACTAGAACAGACTTGGAAATGTTAGACAACACTCCTAAAGATAAACTTCTCAAGCTTTTCCTTTTGCATATCAAGAATCTTTGGCGGGTTGATGGGCTCTACTTTCTTGGAATAGAAAAAAAATTTGACACAGAGGCAGCTACCCAAATCGATGCGAATTGTTGGAAAATCATGGGCAAAATTGAAGCCAGGGAACTGAAGGAAACTTTAGACGTAAAAGAGAACAATGTTGCAGCTCTGATTCAAACTTTGAAAAACACGAGCTGGGCTCTATATCAAACAGAAAAGGAATCCGAAGTGTCAGTTAAGAGAGGGATTTTCCGAGTGACACGTTGTCGAACTCAAGAAACGCGAATAAGAAAGGGCTTAGATGAGTTCCAGTGCAAGAAAGTGCGATTTGGCTATCTCCAAAGTTTTGCAAAGGAGTTCAATCCAAACATAGAAGTAGTATGCAATATATGCCCTCCAGGTCCACATCCAGAAAACATGTGGTGCGAATGGGAGTTTACTCTTCCTTAA
- a CDS encoding DUF5615 family PIN-like protein — protein MKLLLDEMYAGLKEYFEILGWDVLTVQDVGLQGARDKEVVEYAKDNNLLLITQDQKPADLADLMNVKHVLISNATIAKIADAKIREKYPDIQQK, from the coding sequence TTGAAGCTTCTACTTGATGAAATGTATGCAGGATTGAAAGAATATTTCGAGATTTTGGGATGGGACGTGTTGACTGTACAGGACGTAGGACTGCAAGGAGCAAGAGACAAGGAAGTCGTGGAATATGCAAAGGACAACAACTTATTGCTTATAACTCAAGATCAAAAACCAGCAGACTTGGCCGACCTCATGAATGTCAAACATGTGTTGATCTCCAACGCCACTATTGCTAAAATAGCAGACGCCAAAATAAGAGAGAAATACCCCGATATACAACAGAAATGA
- the dinB gene encoding DNA polymerase IV, giving the protein MVRKGSREVAKGRIIFHVDMDQFYAAVEEREHPEFKGISVIVGADPKEGKGRGVVSTCNYEARKYGVKSRIPISRAWKLCPDAVYIKPNYKLYAQASSRIMAILQKYTDKFEQWGLDEAFLNVSLKIDNLRDARRLAEEIKREIYKKERLTCSIGVGHNKFVAKIASDFRKPNGITVVEESEVEGFLAPLHVRKLLWVGKKTVRRLNEIGIKTIGDLAAFDVSVLTEKFGIMGAQYRLSSRGVDNSEFAERGVVKSVGRETTFEEDISDFELVFETLDKLSQEIYEELVERKLHFKTVTIKIRYENFETNTHGKALSLFTNNLQGIQKTARELIQPYLTRNRKIRLIGVRTSNFTSSMEQKTLV; this is encoded by the coding sequence TTGGTACGAAAAGGTAGTAGAGAGGTAGCCAAAGGCAGAATAATTTTTCATGTTGATATGGATCAGTTCTACGCTGCAGTTGAAGAGCGAGAGCATCCAGAATTCAAAGGAATATCTGTTATTGTTGGGGCTGACCCAAAAGAGGGAAAGGGAAGAGGAGTGGTGAGCACCTGTAACTACGAGGCAAGGAAATATGGTGTAAAGTCTAGAATACCCATCTCAAGAGCTTGGAAACTCTGCCCCGACGCCGTATATATAAAACCTAACTACAAGCTTTATGCTCAAGCCTCATCCAGAATCATGGCTATTCTCCAGAAATATACAGATAAATTCGAACAATGGGGGCTCGACGAGGCTTTTCTCAATGTTAGCCTAAAAATAGACAATCTTAGAGATGCAAGACGGTTGGCAGAGGAAATAAAGCGTGAGATCTATAAGAAAGAGAGGCTTACCTGTTCGATAGGTGTTGGACACAATAAATTTGTAGCGAAGATAGCAAGTGATTTTAGGAAGCCTAATGGGATAACAGTTGTTGAAGAGAGTGAAGTTGAAGGTTTTCTGGCTCCGCTACATGTACGGAAACTGTTGTGGGTAGGCAAGAAAACAGTGCGCAGATTAAACGAAATCGGTATAAAAACAATAGGCGACCTAGCTGCTTTTGACGTGTCAGTTTTAACTGAAAAGTTCGGCATAATGGGCGCTCAATATCGCCTCTCATCCCGCGGAGTTGATAACAGTGAGTTTGCTGAGAGAGGCGTAGTCAAGTCTGTGGGCAGAGAAACCACTTTTGAAGAAGATATATCTGACTTTGAGTTAGTCTTCGAAACATTAGATAAACTCAGCCAAGAAATCTATGAAGAACTCGTAGAACGCAAATTGCATTTCAAAACGGTAACTATCAAAATCCGCTACGAGAACTTCGAAACTAACACCCATGGAAAGGCACTGTCTCTTTTCACTAACAATCTGCAAGGCATCCAAAAAACTGCTAGAGAACTCATTCAGCCATATCTCACCAGAAATAGAAAGATAAGACTGATAGGAGTGAGAACGTCAAATTTCACTTCAAGCATGGAACAGAAAACTCTTGTTTGA
- a CDS encoding Ig-like domain-containing protein has protein sequence MRRQTAGKLVAAIVTGVFLALIFSRVCFAQNYEQKYSLLKGQSTYQLTLSTTYLLYEYYQQKSHQLTQDNFASFVTPYSLALVAADIRSIFPDEEDFVNAVLMVVHQIPYQVVEETKYPVETIVENKGDCDLLSYVAASLMKSQNLNIVLLYYEHESHMNIGVNLPSPPADVRTTISYVDYRGVRYYMAECTGDDWQNGWRVGECPSELEGAQVAVVTLENYEQIAPGQISSSFGTFESSAISLTISPSFIVEGSAVVITGQVSVSISNGTVTLYAVENGNWFSIGTVELDTNGRYTFSWNPPLWGQYHVKATWSGDDEYAGADSRIASVYVVPRFLVFAGGGIVIVAIIAVVVFLMHRATYPHEIQTLEEASI, from the coding sequence ATGCGTCGACAAACGGCTGGTAAACTTGTTGCGGCTATTGTCACGGGGGTCTTTTTGGCTTTAATTTTCTCGAGAGTATGCTTTGCTCAAAACTATGAGCAGAAATATTCTCTACTCAAAGGACAGTCCACTTATCAACTCACCCTTTCAACAACGTATTTGCTATACGAATATTATCAGCAAAAGAGCCATCAGTTAACTCAGGACAATTTCGCGAGTTTTGTAACTCCTTATTCGCTGGCGCTTGTGGCTGCAGACATTAGAAGCATCTTTCCTGATGAGGAAGATTTCGTGAACGCGGTTCTCATGGTGGTTCATCAGATTCCATATCAAGTTGTTGAAGAAACCAAATATCCCGTTGAAACTATCGTCGAAAACAAAGGAGATTGTGATTTGCTTTCATATGTTGCAGCGTCGTTGATGAAATCACAAAACTTGAACATTGTCCTACTCTATTATGAACATGAAAGCCACATGAACATCGGCGTAAACCTTCCTAGCCCTCCAGCGGACGTACGAACAACAATTTCATACGTTGACTACAGAGGCGTCCGATACTACATGGCGGAATGTACTGGTGACGACTGGCAGAATGGTTGGAGAGTTGGAGAGTGCCCCTCAGAGCTAGAAGGAGCTCAAGTAGCAGTTGTCACGTTGGAGAATTATGAGCAGATTGCCCCAGGGCAAATTTCATCAAGCTTCGGAACATTCGAATCTTCCGCAATATCTTTGACGATTTCACCAAGCTTTATAGTGGAAGGAAGCGCGGTGGTGATTACTGGGCAAGTTTCTGTCTCAATTTCGAATGGAACAGTCACGTTGTACGCCGTAGAAAATGGTAATTGGTTCTCTATTGGGACTGTGGAGTTAGATACAAATGGGCGATATACGTTTTCGTGGAACCCACCGCTATGGGGACAGTATCATGTAAAAGCAACGTGGTCTGGAGACGATGAATATGCGGGAGCGGACAGTAGAATTGCTTCTGTTTATGTTGTTCCTAGATTTTTGGTGTTTGCTGGTGGTGGAATTGTCATTGTAGCTATAATTGCTGTTGTGGTGTTTCTGATGCATAGAGCTACTTATCCGCATGAAATACAAACTCTTGAAGAAGCTTCTATATGA
- a CDS encoding CoA pyrophosphatase, translating into MPNYTKTIRSLSQKLKPASEAQNIDAAVALLLEPADQGLNILLVKRTERPLDPWSGQMAFPGGKRDPKDRDIIQTVVRETLEETNINIANRCRFLGVLEHTRSTVRPKLLVASFVILLEHEPTIILSEELEGYVWALVKKLRECRGTADFPFGEVPAYFVEGNVVWGLTFRILEKFTQIFEHIT; encoded by the coding sequence ATGCCAAACTATACTAAAACCATAAGAAGCTTGTCGCAAAAGCTGAAACCTGCATCAGAAGCGCAAAATATAGATGCCGCAGTTGCTCTTTTGCTGGAGCCTGCAGATCAAGGTCTTAACATTCTCCTAGTGAAAAGGACAGAGCGCCCTTTGGATCCATGGTCAGGGCAGATGGCGTTCCCCGGTGGAAAACGTGACCCGAAAGATCGGGATATAATACAGACCGTTGTTAGGGAGACACTTGAAGAGACCAACATAAACATTGCTAATCGTTGTCGCTTTCTGGGAGTGCTGGAACATACGAGGTCAACTGTGAGGCCGAAGCTGCTAGTAGCTTCTTTTGTCATCCTTTTAGAACATGAGCCCACAATAATACTGAGCGAAGAATTAGAAGGGTATGTTTGGGCTCTTGTGAAAAAATTGCGAGAATGCAGAGGAACTGCTGATTTCCCTTTCGGAGAAGTCCCAGCTTATTTTGTGGAAGGAAATGTGGTTTGGGGGTTGACTTTCAGAATTTTGGAGAAGTTCACTCAAATCTTCGAGCATATTACTTAG
- a CDS encoding NifU family protein, translating into MNEKVKEKVEKAIEEIRPNLQADGGDIELVDVDNGVAKVKLKGACAGCPMSTMTIKWGVENFLKRKVPEITKVETV; encoded by the coding sequence ATGAACGAGAAGGTCAAAGAAAAAGTTGAGAAGGCAATCGAAGAGATAAGACCGAATCTACAGGCTGATGGTGGTGACATTGAACTTGTCGATGTGGATAATGGAGTTGCTAAGGTTAAGCTGAAGGGGGCATGCGCAGGTTGTCCAATGTCAACGATGACGATAAAGTGGGGAGTTGAAAACTTCCTAAAGCGAAAAGTGCCTGAAATAACAAAAGTTGAAACGGTTTAG
- a CDS encoding PKD domain-containing protein — MKKVTQRIVFILLVTVILTLTPKISVSAAELPMEMPIVYVDPQDAFAAVGTTFNVSVKVFNLTDSFYGTDEEWLPGEPLPPPGSRHNYSLGHMYGFSINFSWDPEVLAYVSRLVKTPIEDHPDGVLYGPIFEIQDDVNSTEGTYSVKQNSGFPIFPIEGFNCHNRSATVFTITFKVKKAEPCSLHLESVELLLDPILAAEQIYYIIPHHALDGAFTPVEMTRVTSIDVGALIGTQLHNPLILGEDAIVRVLAANDGTVPNSYNLVVYNDAIPQAMWEGENLSPGEMETYTCTLKAEDLRRGLHKVTAKATILFRNTTIVDSVTKDFVVITTPLLSVSSPNYIRENETVILNAEKSFHQDPDSQISNYRWSVYEPGGTVPAYEYEGTSVTHTFIRNGTWRIILVARDNWGVTYNPLRNATIPYRKEMLLDVHTGNESPPYDFAFVQTVVLVASIILIAVIGIVVYRIRKKHR; from the coding sequence ATGAAGAAAGTAACGCAGAGAATCGTCTTCATACTGCTGGTAACTGTTATATTGACGCTTACTCCCAAAATTTCAGTTTCCGCTGCTGAATTACCGATGGAAATGCCGATTGTCTACGTGGATCCGCAGGACGCTTTTGCCGCCGTAGGAACAACTTTCAACGTAAGCGTTAAGGTTTTCAACCTCACGGATAGCTTCTATGGGACCGATGAGGAGTGGCTACCGGGTGAACCCCTACCGCCTCCAGGTTCGCGTCATAATTATTCTCTAGGCCACATGTATGGCTTCAGTATCAACTTCAGCTGGGATCCTGAGGTACTAGCATATGTCAGCCGTCTTGTCAAGACGCCAATAGAAGACCATCCAGACGGTGTTCTTTACGGACCAATATTTGAAATTCAAGACGATGTAAACTCAACTGAAGGCACATATTCCGTCAAACAAAACTCCGGATTTCCTATATTTCCCATTGAGGGGTTTAATTGCCATAACAGAAGCGCGACGGTGTTTACAATAACCTTCAAAGTAAAAAAGGCGGAGCCATGTTCACTGCACTTGGAGAGCGTCGAACTTTTGCTCGATCCTATCCTAGCGGCCGAGCAAATCTATTACATAATTCCCCATCACGCTCTAGATGGAGCATTTACTCCCGTAGAGATGACCCGTGTCACCAGCATTGATGTTGGTGCCTTGATTGGTACACAACTGCACAATCCGTTGATCTTAGGTGAAGATGCAATAGTGCGCGTTCTTGCCGCAAATGATGGAACGGTTCCAAACTCGTACAACTTAGTTGTTTATAACGACGCCATCCCTCAGGCAATGTGGGAGGGTGAAAATTTATCCCCGGGTGAAATGGAAACTTATACCTGCACTCTGAAAGCTGAGGATTTAAGGAGAGGGTTACACAAAGTTACAGCCAAAGCCACTATTTTATTTCGAAACACCACAATTGTTGATTCGGTCACTAAGGATTTTGTCGTTATCACCACTCCACTACTGAGTGTAAGTTCACCGAACTACATACGTGAAAACGAGACAGTAATCCTAAACGCTGAAAAAAGCTTTCATCAAGATCCAGACAGCCAAATTTCAAACTATAGATGGTCAGTCTACGAACCTGGCGGAACTGTTCCAGCTTACGAATACGAGGGCACAAGCGTGACTCATACATTTATCAGGAACGGAACATGGCGCATAATACTGGTAGCTCGAGACAATTGGGGAGTTACATATAATCCGTTGCGAAATGCAACCATACCATACCGAAAAGAGATGTTGCTCGACGTGCACACAGGAAACGAGTCACCTCCGTACGATTTCGCGTTTGTGCAGACAGTTGTACTCGTCGCCAGTATAATATTGATAGCTGTAATTGGCATCGTTGTTTACAGAATAAGGAAAAAGCATCGTTAG
- a CDS encoding winged helix-turn-helix domain-containing protein, producing the protein MIIFANPRPKSRVSKTLKSMDTVYLYWLFVMFGFDPVRMCSFKYRDRVTIFRDVLKTIRRYDEGGRKYAIMKHASLSYDQLNKYLLFLTNMGYIKETAETYGKKYQVTEKGYTFLRSLEDLRLHLHQK; encoded by the coding sequence ATGATAATTTTCGCAAACCCGCGACCCAAAAGCCGCGTAAGCAAAACACTAAAAAGCATGGACACCGTTTATTTATATTGGTTGTTTGTAATGTTCGGCTTCGACCCAGTAAGGATGTGTTCATTCAAATATAGGGATAGAGTCACGATTTTTAGAGACGTACTTAAGACGATTAGACGATACGATGAAGGTGGAAGAAAATACGCAATCATGAAGCATGCCAGCCTAAGCTATGATCAGCTAAACAAATACCTACTCTTCTTAACTAACATGGGTTACATCAAAGAAACCGCCGAAACATATGGGAAAAAGTACCAAGTTACAGAAAAAGGGTACACGTTCCTTAGAAGCCTCGAAGATCTACGTTTACATCTGCATCAAAAGTAA
- a CDS encoding NUDIX hydrolase, with amino-acid sequence MRREYPAKPIVGIGAVIICNGKILLAKRGSEPGKNKWSIPGGLVELGETMQETTVREVKEETNLDVEVRRLIDVVDNLEPDEKGRLRYHFVVLDFLVHLKGGSLRAGSDVLDVRWVSLGEVEEHDLTKTFREFFERNRGMLQGSDSC; translated from the coding sequence TTGAGGCGTGAATACCCCGCAAAGCCTATCGTAGGCATAGGTGCAGTTATCATATGCAATGGCAAAATTCTTCTAGCTAAACGAGGTTCTGAGCCAGGTAAAAATAAATGGAGCATTCCAGGTGGTCTCGTTGAGCTTGGTGAAACTATGCAAGAGACGACCGTTCGAGAGGTAAAAGAAGAAACTAACCTTGATGTGGAAGTCCGCAGGTTGATCGACGTGGTAGATAACTTGGAGCCAGACGAAAAAGGCAGATTGCGCTACCACTTCGTTGTTCTCGATTTTCTTGTTCACTTGAAGGGAGGCAGTCTCCGAGCAGGAAGCGATGTTCTCGATGTGCGCTGGGTGTCTTTAGGCGAAGTAGAAGAACATGATTTGACAAAGACCTTTAGAGAGTTCTTTGAAAGGAACCGAGGAATGTTGCAAGGGTCTGATTCTTGCTAG